A region of Salvelinus namaycush isolate Seneca unplaced genomic scaffold, SaNama_1.0 Scaffold1350, whole genome shotgun sequence DNA encodes the following proteins:
- the LOC120036485 gene encoding cell surface glycoprotein 1-like has product MRPLPPLDETFTPSDETFTHSDETFTPSMRPLPTLMRPLPPLMRPLPTLMRPLPTLMRPLPTLMRPLPTLMRPLPTLMRPFPPLMRPLPLSDETFTPSDETFTPSDETFTHSDETFTHSDETFTHSDETFTLSDETFTLSDDPLNETFTPSDETFTHSDETFTLSDDPLNETFTPSDETFTLSDDPLNKTFTHSDETFTHSDETFTLSDDPLNETFTPSMRPLPTLMRPLPTLMRPLPTLMRPLPTLMRPLPSLMTPSMRPLPPLMRPLPTLMRPLPSLMTPSMRPLPPLMRPLPSLMTPSIRPLPTLMRPLPTLMRPLPSLMTPSMRPLPPQ; this is encoded by the coding sequence ATGAGACCTTTACCCCCTCTTGATGAGACCTTTACCCCCTCTGATGAGACCTTTACCCACTCTGATGAGACCTTTACCCCCTCAATGAGACCTTTACCCACTCTGATGAGACCTTTACCCCCTCTGATGAGACCTTTACCCACTCTGATGAGACCTTTACCCACTCTGATGAGACCTTTACCCACTCTGATGAGACCTTTACCCACTCTGATGAGACCTTTACCCACTCTGATGAgacctttcccccctctgatgaGACCTTTACCCCTCTCTGATGAGACCTTTACCCCCTCTGATGAGACCTTTACCCCCTCTGATGAGACCTTTACCCACTCTGATGAGACCTTTACCCACTCTGATGAGACCTTTACCCACTCTGATGAGACCTTTACCCTCTCTGATGAGACCTTTACCCTCTCTGATGACCCCCTCAATGAGACCTTTACCCCCTCTGATGAGACCTTTACCCACTCTGATGAGACCTTTACCCTCTCTGATGACCCCCTCAATGAGACCTTTACCCCCTCTGATGAGACCTTTACCCTCTCTGATGACCCCCTCAATAAGACCTTTACCCACTCTGATGAGACCTTTACCCACTCTGATGAGACCTTTACCCTCTCTGATGACCCCCTCAATGAGACCTTTACCCCCTCAATGAGACCTTTACCCACTCTGATGAGACCTTTACCCACTCTGATGAGACCTTTACCCACTCTGATGAGACCTTTACCCACTCTGATGAGACCTTTACCCTCTCTGATGACCCCCTCAATGAGACCTTTACCCCCTCTGATGAGACCTTTACCCACTCTGATGAGACCTTTACCCTCTCTGATGACCCCCTCAATGAGACCTTTACCCCCTCTGATGAGACCTTTACCCTCTCTGATGACCCCCTCAATAAGACCTTTACCCACTCTGATGAGACCTTTACCCACTCTGATGAGACCTTTACCCTCTCTGATGACCCCCTCAATGAGACCTTTACCCCCTCAATGA